In Juglans microcarpa x Juglans regia isolate MS1-56 chromosome 4S, Jm3101_v1.0, whole genome shotgun sequence, a single window of DNA contains:
- the LOC121263007 gene encoding transcription factor bHLH143-like, with protein sequence MGGDDRRLPHLQFNWQSPNLNPLGAPLDIGQQNPISAGIYPGTNMTPMSGTLPVYASSKLPHSWVGQANEPHGWFYCLPRFRQSFTPALKQSIAEGKLPTNPYESCRESISLNAGSGCVQKKFTVVDKLRDQTTLIFSSGIGTPIQCLTSWGPKPSKLDGEDIGINGGLNYFSGPILTDEINENLGTDVQSEMHEDTEEINALLYSDDSSEYTEDGEVTSTGHSPCTMTAHDKKDWLEGSIEEVASSAGPTKKRKQLDTVYDDAPSLMDTASSMNRNRPFECEDDAESSCASGNNAGSREMCSLSGAKRMKKERIRETVNILQSIIPGASGKDAIVVLDETIHYLKSLKHRAMALGLDAL encoded by the coding sequence ATGGGAGGAGACGATAGAAGGCTTCCCCACCTGCAGTTTAATTGGCAATCACCCAATTTGAATCCCCTGGGTGCTCCCCTTGACATAGGGCAGCAAAATCCCATCTCTGCAGGTATATATCCTGGCACTAACATGACTCCAATGAGTGGGACGTTGCCAGTTTATGCATCTTCTAAACTACCTCATTCTTGGGTAGGCCAAGCAAATGAACCTCATGGTTGGTTTTATTGTTTGCCTCGTTTCCGGCAATCCTTCACCCCTGCCCTTAAGCAGTCAATTGCTGAAGGAAAACTGCCTACTAACCCTTATGAAAGCTGCAGGGAGTCCATTTCACTCAATGCAGGGTCTGGATGTGTCCAGAAGAAGTTTACTGTTGTTGATAAATTGAGGGATCAAACCACTTTGATCTTTAGTTCTGGGATTGGGACTCCCATCCAATGCCTTACTTCTTGGGGTCCAAAACCTTCAAAGTTAGATGGGGAAGATATTGGAATCAATGGAGGTTTGAATTATTTCTCAGGACCAATTCTAACAGATGAAATTAATGAAAATCTTGGAACCGATGTTCAAAGCGAGATGCATGAAGATACTGAAGAAATTAATGCCTTGCTTTACTCAGACGACAGTAGTGAATATACTGAAGACGGTGAAGTTACTAGCACTGGTCATTCACCTTGTACAATGACAGCACATGATAAGAAAGATTGGCTCGAAGGAAGTATTGAAGAAGTTGCTAGTTCTGCTGGGCCAACTAAGAAGCGGAAACAGTTGGATACCGTTTATGATGATGCACCATCACTGATGGACACTGCAAGTTCAATGAATCGCAACAGACCCTTTGAATGTGAAGATGATGCGGAATCTAGTTGTGCCAGTGGCAACAATGCAGGGTCAAGAGAAATGTGTTCCTTATCAGGCGCCAAGAGGATGAAGAAGGAGAGAATTCGTGAGACTGTGAACATTCTCCAAAGTATAATTCCCGGTGCCAGCGGCAAGGATGCAATTGTAGTCCTCGACGAAACTATACATTACTTAAAATCTTTGAAGCACAGAGCCATGGCTTTAGGACTCGATGCTCTCTAA